Proteins co-encoded in one Candidatus Pelagibacter sp. RS40 genomic window:
- the hslU gene encoding ATP-dependent protease ATPase subunit HslU: protein MEKTNVTTFPKEKVTKENSTIENSLSPREIVSELDRFVVGQNKAKRAVAIALRNRWRRQALSGDMKDEVLPKNILMIGPTGVGKTEISRRLSKLAEAPFVKVEATRFTEVGYVGRDVEQIVRDLLEIAISMEKVKKRKEVHAQAQKLAEERVLDALVGNKASVATRESFRKRLRDGDLDDNEIEIAVAESNQMPSFEIPGMPGANVGMINISDVLGKSMGQKPKKKKMSVKESHEILINEESDKLIEQDKIIKAAKNSTENNGIVFLDEIDKISARTDRVGGDVSREGVQRDLLPLIEGTTVSTKYGPIKTDHILFIASGAFQLAKPSDLLPELQGRLPIRVELDALNSDDFKRILKEPDNSLIKQYKALLKTENVDLEFTDDGIDTIANIASEVNTTVENIGARRLHTIIERVLDEISFTATDRAGEKITVDSEYIKKNIGELVKDTDLSKFIL from the coding sequence ATGGAAAAAACTAACGTTACTACATTTCCAAAAGAAAAGGTTACAAAAGAAAATTCAACTATTGAAAATTCACTTTCCCCAAGAGAAATTGTTTCAGAGCTAGATAGATTTGTTGTTGGACAGAACAAAGCAAAAAGAGCAGTAGCTATAGCATTAAGAAATAGATGGAGAAGACAGGCTTTATCTGGAGATATGAAAGATGAAGTTCTTCCCAAAAATATACTTATGATTGGTCCAACAGGGGTTGGTAAAACAGAAATTTCAAGAAGACTATCAAAGCTTGCTGAAGCGCCCTTTGTAAAAGTTGAAGCGACAAGATTTACAGAAGTAGGTTACGTTGGAAGAGACGTAGAACAAATTGTAAGGGATTTGTTAGAGATTGCTATCTCAATGGAAAAAGTAAAAAAAAGAAAAGAAGTCCACGCCCAAGCACAAAAGTTAGCTGAGGAAAGGGTTTTAGACGCATTAGTCGGCAACAAAGCAAGTGTTGCTACGAGAGAAAGTTTTAGAAAAAGGTTGAGAGATGGAGATTTAGATGACAATGAGATTGAAATCGCTGTTGCAGAAAGTAATCAAATGCCATCTTTTGAAATACCAGGAATGCCAGGTGCTAATGTTGGCATGATAAATATTTCTGATGTTTTAGGAAAATCAATGGGCCAAAAACCAAAGAAGAAGAAAATGAGTGTAAAAGAATCTCATGAAATTTTAATCAATGAGGAGTCTGATAAATTAATTGAACAAGATAAAATTATTAAAGCTGCAAAAAATTCAACAGAAAATAATGGTATTGTATTTTTAGATGAGATTGACAAAATTTCAGCTAGAACTGATCGTGTTGGAGGAGATGTTTCAAGAGAAGGGGTTCAAAGAGATCTATTGCCTTTGATTGAGGGAACAACTGTAAGTACGAAATATGGTCCTATTAAAACTGATCATATTTTATTTATTGCATCAGGAGCATTTCAACTAGCAAAACCATCTGACCTTTTACCGGAACTTCAAGGAAGACTTCCAATAAGAGTTGAGCTTGATGCATTAAACAGTGATGATTTTAAAAGAATTTTGAAAGAACCAGATAACAGTTTGATAAAACAATATAAGGCACTTTTAAAAACTGAAAATGTAGATCTTGAATTCACAGACGACGGTATTGATACTATTGCTAATATTGCAAGCGAAGTAAATACAACTGTTGAAAATATTGGTGCAAGACGTCTTCATACCATTATCGAAAGAGTTCTAGATGAAATTAGTTTTACAGCTACAGATAGAGCTGGTGAAAAAATAACAGTAGACTCTGAATATATTAAGAAAAATATTGGAGAATTGGTAAAAGATACAGATCTTTCTAAGTTTATTCTATAA
- a CDS encoding Smr/MutS family protein, which produces MTNKLSDKDKKDWQNFLESSEKLDNKDKETLDHQNRIGEKVIDLHGFTLEEANQKVSEFIQDCYDQNVIKINIITGKGLRSKNLDDPYQSKDLSILKHSVPNYIKDSPHLMSKIIKIDQQAVDSPSKGNFEIYLKKKL; this is translated from the coding sequence TTGACAAACAAACTTTCAGATAAAGATAAAAAAGACTGGCAAAATTTTCTAGAAAGCTCAGAAAAGTTAGACAATAAAGATAAAGAAACTCTAGATCACCAGAATAGAATTGGAGAGAAAGTTATAGATCTTCATGGATTTACTCTTGAGGAGGCAAATCAAAAAGTTTCTGAATTTATCCAAGATTGTTATGATCAAAATGTAATAAAAATAAATATAATCACAGGCAAGGGACTTAGATCAAAAAATTTAGATGATCCATATCAATCTAAAGATTTAAGTATACTGAAGCACTCTGTACCTAACTACATTAAAGATAGCCCTCACCTAATGTCAAAAATTATCAAAATTGATCAGCAAGCTGTTGATAGTCCTTCAAAAGGAAATTTTGAGATTTACTTAAAAAAGAAGTTATAG
- a CDS encoding Tim44/TimA family putative adaptor protein gives MSYSFEYIDIILLAMIAGFIFLRLRGILGKKSGFEEDINQSFPHETPVVKTDVKLNADTFDDNAKKEFLKGAQIAYETIVTSFSEGKLKDIKSLLGKEVYDQFDQAVKDRKSKNLSSNTTFIGINSAEIKNHEQNKNMLEVTVEFVSEIISHIKDKENKTVSGDPEKIKKVHDIWKFSKDSRSVNPNWVLIDTQA, from the coding sequence ATGAGTTATAGCTTTGAATATATCGATATTATCCTTCTTGCAATGATTGCAGGGTTTATATTTTTGAGATTAAGAGGAATTTTAGGAAAAAAATCAGGCTTTGAAGAAGATATTAACCAAAGCTTTCCTCATGAGACGCCAGTTGTTAAAACAGACGTAAAGTTAAACGCTGATACATTTGATGATAATGCAAAAAAAGAATTTTTAAAAGGTGCGCAAATTGCTTACGAAACGATTGTCACAAGTTTTTCCGAAGGAAAGTTAAAGGATATCAAATCATTGTTAGGTAAAGAAGTTTATGATCAATTTGATCAGGCAGTAAAAGACAGGAAATCTAAAAATTTATCTTCTAACACTACTTTTATAGGAATTAATTCTGCAGAAATTAAAAATCATGAACAAAATAAAAATATGTTAGAGGTAACCGTCGAGTTTGTAAGTGAAATCATTTCACATATTAAAGACAAAGAAAACAAAACAGTTTCAGGAGATCCGGAGAAAATAAAAAAAGTTCATGACATTTGGAAATTTTCTAAAGATAGTAGATCTGTAAATCCAAATTGGGTACTAATTGATACCCAAGCTTAA
- a CDS encoding FxsA family protein, with the protein MNSVLILILSIPLIEIYLFIKIGSSIGAFNTISLILLTAIIGVAYARYEGFNTLKSGMAQLVKNEVPIYEIVSGAALTFAAILLIIPGFATDFLGLLLIIPITRKLIFNTFSKKFNKKNNTYEKKDFIEGEYKDMDEK; encoded by the coding sequence ATGAACTCAGTATTAATTCTTATTTTATCTATTCCTTTAATTGAGATTTACTTATTTATTAAAATTGGATCCTCTATTGGAGCATTTAATACAATTAGTTTAATTTTGCTAACAGCTATTATAGGGGTTGCCTATGCAAGATACGAGGGATTTAACACTTTAAAATCTGGGATGGCGCAATTAGTTAAAAATGAAGTTCCAATTTATGAAATTGTGTCAGGCGCCGCCCTAACATTTGCTGCCATTCTCTTAATTATTCCGGGTTTTGCCACTGATTTTTTGGGTCTACTCTTAATTATTCCAATTACAAGAAAACTTATCTTTAATACTTTTTCAAAAAAATTTAATAAAAAAAATAATACCTACGAAAAAAAAGATTTTATTGAAGGTGAATATAAAGATATGGATGAAAAATAA
- a CDS encoding protein-export chaperone SecB → MPIKHKIIVTYTKDLSVEIPDVETLLLARERISKYKITLDITSKPLKNKMIEVFTKLKYTDVEESKKKALFELLHSTVVEIEDTKIEKNEMKKFILCDLQIEVFPKIREAFVQILRHSGFPEANFSGEIDFNKLYEQRSNQ, encoded by the coding sequence ATGCCTATTAAACATAAAATCATAGTTACTTACACAAAAGATTTATCTGTTGAAATACCAGATGTGGAAACCCTTCTTTTAGCAAGAGAACGAATATCAAAATATAAAATCACTTTAGATATAACGTCAAAACCACTAAAAAATAAAATGATAGAAGTTTTTACCAAGCTTAAATACACAGATGTAGAAGAAAGTAAAAAAAAAGCACTCTTTGAACTTCTCCATTCAACAGTTGTTGAAATTGAAGATACAAAAATAGAAAAAAATGAAATGAAAAAATTTATACTTTGTGATTTACAAATAGAAGTTTTTCCAAAAATACGCGAAGCTTTTGTTCAAATACTCAGACACTCTGGATTTCCAGAGGCTAATTTTTCAGGTGAAATTGATTTTAACAAATTATACGAGCAAAGATCAAATCAATAA
- the dnaQ gene encoding DNA polymerase III subunit epsilon translates to MKEIILDTETTGLSVKDGHRIVEIGCIELDNLVPTKNIFHCYLNPERKVSEKAFEVHGYSDQFLSNKKKFFEIADDFLNFIKDKKIIIHNAEFDISHLNNELSIAGKPEINKEHTVDTLDLARNKFPGSSISLDALCKRFRIDNSKREKHTALIDCELLAKVYINLLDQKEPKLNFSNSVDINSVETQNKNITYSKKIVYPTSEELEQHREFLKRDLKKNFY, encoded by the coding sequence ATGAAAGAAATAATTTTAGATACTGAAACAACTGGACTATCTGTTAAAGATGGTCACCGCATCGTAGAAATCGGTTGTATAGAACTTGATAACCTGGTTCCGACAAAAAATATATTTCATTGCTATTTAAATCCAGAGAGAAAAGTATCCGAAAAGGCATTTGAAGTTCATGGCTATTCCGATCAATTTTTATCTAATAAAAAAAAGTTTTTTGAAATAGCAGATGATTTTTTGAATTTTATTAAAGATAAAAAAATTATAATACATAATGCGGAATTTGATATTTCACATTTAAACAACGAACTATCTATTGCCGGTAAACCAGAAATTAATAAAGAACATACTGTAGATACACTAGACCTAGCTAGGAACAAATTCCCTGGCTCAAGTATAAGTTTGGATGCTCTGTGCAAGAGATTTAGAATAGATAATTCAAAAAGAGAAAAACACACTGCGTTAATTGATTGTGAACTACTTGCAAAAGTTTATATAAATCTACTAGATCAAAAAGAGCCTAAACTAAATTTTTCAAACTCTGTTGATATTAATTCTGTCGAAACTCAAAATAAAAATATTACTTATTCAAAAAAAATTGTTTATCCCACATCAGAAGAGCTTGAACAACACAGGGAATTTTTGAAGAGAGATTTAAAAAAAAATTTTTATTGA
- the coaE gene encoding dephospho-CoA kinase (Dephospho-CoA kinase (CoaE) performs the final step in coenzyme A biosynthesis.): MIRIAILGDIGAGKSFVSKQFNCPLFNADKEVAEIYKNDRSCYQKIKKALPKYIISDHLDKKFLLKAVLDSKNNLKKISKIVHPIVRNRMNKFLIKNKTKKLVVLDIPLYLENKLNKRGDVLIFVEAKRKDIQKRLEKRKYFNKKLNRNLKSLQLPLTKKKKLSNFVIKNTFNATKIKNDVKHIKTEILNI; the protein is encoded by the coding sequence ATGATTAGAATAGCAATATTAGGAGATATAGGTGCTGGCAAAAGCTTTGTTTCCAAACAATTTAATTGTCCACTCTTTAATGCTGACAAAGAAGTTGCTGAAATTTATAAAAATGACAGATCTTGTTATCAAAAAATTAAAAAAGCATTGCCTAAATATATTATTTCAGATCATCTTGATAAAAAATTTTTACTGAAAGCTGTGCTGGATAGTAAAAATAATCTTAAAAAGATTTCAAAAATTGTTCATCCAATTGTTAGAAATAGGATGAATAAATTTTTAATTAAGAATAAAACTAAAAAATTAGTAGTACTAGACATTCCTTTATATTTAGAAAATAAACTAAATAAGAGGGGAGATGTTTTAATTTTTGTGGAAGCGAAAAGAAAAGATATTCAAAAAAGATTAGAGAAGAGGAAATATTTTAATAAAAAACTAAACAGAAATTTGAAAAGCTTACAGTTACCATTAACCAAAAAGAAAAAATTGTCTAATTTTGTTATTAAAAATACATTTAATGCAACCAAAATTAAAAATGATGTTAAACATATAAAAACTGAAATATTAAATATATGA
- the aroE gene encoding shikimate dehydrogenase: protein MKKFLVIGDPIEHSLSPKLHNYWFKQNNVDAVYEKKKVNELELKDIVSRVRKNEIFGVNVTVPYKSKIIKYLDLLSDDASATQSVNTIFKKDNKIFGFNTDVDGFELSLLNYIDKIRNKTVLILGAGGVAPSIIYVLKKIKASKILITNRTKIKSENLKTKFSDIDVVDWGETPAADVVINVTSLGLNPNDKIDLDYKKIGKDKFFYDVIYKPSKTLFLDEAKKRGNIIENGKMMFAYQAQKAFELWNNLKPEINEQVLNLLDD from the coding sequence ATGAAAAAATTTTTAGTAATTGGTGATCCGATAGAACATTCACTTTCCCCAAAATTACACAATTATTGGTTCAAACAAAATAATGTTGATGCAGTTTATGAAAAAAAAAAAGTTAATGAATTAGAACTAAAGGATATTGTATCTCGAGTTAGGAAAAATGAAATTTTTGGAGTAAATGTAACCGTTCCTTATAAATCAAAAATAATTAAATACTTAGACTTACTTAGTGATGATGCCAGCGCCACTCAATCTGTGAACACAATATTTAAAAAAGATAACAAAATTTTTGGATTTAACACAGATGTAGATGGTTTTGAGTTATCTTTGTTAAATTATATCGATAAAATAAGAAATAAAACTGTCTTAATTTTAGGAGCCGGAGGTGTTGCACCATCTATAATTTATGTTTTAAAAAAAATTAAAGCATCAAAAATTTTAATTACTAATAGAACAAAGATTAAATCAGAAAATTTAAAAACTAAATTCAGTGATATCGATGTAGTTGATTGGGGAGAGACACCAGCTGCCGATGTTGTAATAAATGTGACGAGCCTAGGTCTTAATCCTAACGATAAAATTGATTTAGATTATAAAAAAATTGGCAAGGATAAGTTTTTCTATGATGTAATATACAAACCATCAAAAACATTATTTTTAGATGAGGCAAAAAAAAGAGGCAATATAATTGAAAACGGCAAAATGATGTTTGCTTATCAAGCACAAAAAGCATTTGAATTGTGGAATAATTTAAAGCCAGAAATTAATGAACAGGTCTTAAATCTTTTAGATGATTAG
- a CDS encoding Maf family protein — protein MKIVLASKSKVRKDILTEHNIDCEVIQSNVDEDPIKDSLIAEGATPEIISRNLAELKANKVSSNVYDKLVLGADSVIDLNGELISKPSSREEAMNILKKLNGKSHYLISSVCISKNNSMIWNHTDKAKLTMKNFSEVELKDYLNKITDEALYAYNVYQIEGEGKNLFEKIEGDKNTIMGLPITQIKTYMENYK, from the coding sequence ATGAAAATAGTATTGGCTTCGAAAAGCAAGGTTAGAAAAGATATATTAACTGAACACAATATAGATTGTGAAGTTATTCAATCAAACGTTGATGAAGATCCAATTAAAGATAGTTTAATCGCGGAAGGAGCGACACCTGAAATCATCTCTAGAAATCTAGCTGAGTTAAAAGCAAATAAAGTTAGTTCTAATGTGTATGACAAATTAGTATTAGGAGCTGATAGTGTAATAGATTTAAATGGTGAATTAATTTCAAAACCATCTTCAAGGGAAGAGGCGATGAATATACTAAAAAAGTTGAATGGTAAGTCACATTATCTAATAAGTTCTGTTTGTATTTCAAAAAATAATTCAATGATTTGGAATCATACTGATAAAGCAAAGCTTACTATGAAAAATTTTTCGGAAGTAGAGCTAAAAGATTATTTAAACAAAATCACAGATGAAGCATTATATGCTTATAATGTTTATCAAATAGAGGGAGAAGGGAAAAATTTATTTGAGAAAATTGAAGGTGATAAAAACACAATAATGGGTTTACCAATAACACAAATAAAAACATACATGGAAAATTACAAATGA